The DNA window gtAAGGGGTCTAAAATACAAGTTGTATGTCTAAATAAGTGGATCTGAAGTCATACTTGTTTAGTTATTTTATAGTAGAGCATATAAACATAATGGCGCATGGGCCATTGCCACGTATGCTTTTGTacgaaattgaaaattttaatgaatAGAAGACgaagttagagcatctccaataaccggcgtcaccaccgcgacgccgatttttcgccgacgccggtctgacgccgaaccattgggcgtcggcgaaatcggcgtcggcTAAATAGGCGTCACAATCGGCGTGCCCACGCCGACGGCGTccgattttattttatttattttttaatttttcaactTTTTTAATGGAGAATGGAAGTGGAAATGTGGAGAAGAAGGAGTtgaccgagagggagaagaaggAGTTGACCGAGAATAGAAGGATTTTTTTAAAGGAGTTGGGGctgatttttgttttaaagCAATTGGGCCAatcttaattatttgttttgggccCAGAAGGGTTGGGCTGATAcccttttgaattaattaagagtattgattataattatttcaattccgTTGATTTAAaaacgaaatgaaaaaattttaatagtattattcaattttcccgtatttgtgtcgtaaatcaaattccgtatgttgctacgattgtaaattaaattatataattgttattagtgatgtggataggtagtgtgaaggctatgtgagggctatttgatgtccagttgatgtggcaagctgatgtggcaggagaattatagtgctgatgatgtggcagtgtgaaggctatttgagggctatttgacgtcctaagctattggagatgctcttatcatTGGATTGCAATATTATTCCACGCAAGGACGAGTCATTGTCCGCCAACTTGCTATTATTTCACTAAATTAGATTCTCGATCAACACACCAAAACACAATAAGCATCataattaaatagaataattataactatccaccaaaattttacattttttaaatttttctttATGCATTACTTTACAATTGAAGATGGCCTTTCGTTCCACTGAAGTTGATTTTTTCCAGTCAATTTGCTTGTTTGAAGTTTGAAACATCCCATTTTCAAACATAATCCAACGGCTGAACAATAATATCATGTGTAATTCTATTTGTGGCGAACTCCAATAGCTATTTGTAACAAGGGTAGCCAAGTAAAAAAGGTAGAAATTTGTtactatcaatttatcatgcattttaaaaaattgtcaaTATTTAATCCATAAATTGTCGGTATAACTAATTTGGTCCCAAATTTTGCGGAAATTACGTAATTCCTCTCTAAATGTGGTTAAACAGCTATTCTCAAGATAATCCCACAAAGTTAGGTAAAATTACATACATTCATCTTGACTGGCCGAATTAACAAGAAATTAGCATCTGTATCATAAATTACCACGCAATCTTTTTCTCTGATTTTCAATCGAAAAATTCCCTTCATTATTATTACTGTACTATTTTATTTCAACAAGTTAGTTATGTTTCAAACCATTACCattaacattattattattattattattattattattattattattattcttattattattattattattattattattattattattattattattattattattattcttattattattattctacTTCTATGTGCAGTGGGAACACACACCACACGGTTTGAACATATTGTCTATTCAGAAAATTGGTCATTTCATTTGTCCATATTATTACTGAAATAAACTTAAATAACAAATCCTTTGTCTCCTACTACCAAATTATAAATCCGTAAATagaatggaatattattttaataataaaaaaagattactactccctccgtcccgggctactcgcccctttccttttcggcacggagattaaggaatgagtgtataggaaagtcaaaaattacggctgtaggtgaaattttttactaaaaatggaaagagtgcaagtaacttgggacgcccaaaaaggaaataagtgcgagtagtgcgggacggagggagtattagtcaAGGATGGTGAAAGGGGCAAAGTAGCAAACATGAACAAGAAGGCCCACTGGTGGAGGAAAATCCGTAGGAAAGAAGTTGGAAGATTGAAAAATAGTAATGTGAATTAAGTAATGAGAAAAGGCCCACAGCCTTATACCAGAAACCAGGTACTGAGCCGCCGGTTTTGTGGTGTGAGCGGTTTTCCAGAAAACCAGGAGTATGTGGAGTGGGGCCCCTCCTTCTCCACGATATGTGGCGATTCGACCTCACTCTGACATCTCCTTCTTCCGACACGTCTGCTTTTCCCATAACCAATACACGTCTGCACTCTGACATCTATCTATCTTATTTGatgaattgaattaaaaaaactatGTGCAACCGCCGTTGATTACAATAAATAATCTcatcttttaaattttatattcccatcaaattaatttcatactaaaaaaaaaaaagtaatctcaatttatagttttttatatttttcttgcTTATTATATTTATACTTTTATCTACTTTACTcactttatttgatttttttcctcctgttttatcaattttataataaaattgggTGTTTTTCACCAATGATGGTGGGAGTATAATGTAAAACCTCCGAGACCAAAATAATTAACCCGCGTTTCAGTTGCAATTTGTTACGCTAGTAAatctatttaaatttttatattacaAAATCAACACTAGTAATTATTTTTGGCAGGCTGAGAAACATCAAGTCTAATTGAATCTATCATCCATGTTTAATATTCCTTTCGTCCGATAATAGATGACATACTTGAGAagtggcacgggattttaggatatattttatatattcagtggatagaaaataatatttttatattaacgTGAGAGGggactttaaaaaaaaaataaatgtaacGTCTttgagataaactaaaaagaaaagtgtgacgcATGAACTGAAAGGCCACAAAAAATGTAACGTTTTTATGACCTTTACCAATTCTATGTCTATTACCAATGAAAGACGTCCAATTCTATGACCATTTCAATTCTACTGCTTATACCATGAACTTAGAAAAAAAGTTTCTACGGGTTTGTTTCTAAATTTTCGTGAAGATATGTAAAATGCATATTAAGCTTTGTCGATCTATATTCTAAAGAActgaaacaaaattatatttagaattgAAACCATATGATATTATCCGCTTTGGACTAAGTTttcacaatttatttataagaTATATCCCAAAAGTCTTTTATTAATGGAATAGAGATTGCACTTATATATTATTTacacattttctaattttcagATATGGGGTGGTTTAAATCTCAACTATCAATTGCTTTAACCAAGACTATAAGACTAAGACCACATATGTCACAAGTCGCCATCGGTCTTGATCGAGTTCATATAGAAACACACGAGAATGTGCAAGCAATTCTCCGAACCATGAGCCACAGGCCCTCCTTACCTCAGCTATAATACTGGTGTGATTATTTGTCGATCCACACGCAAAttctatattaatataataatacttCTTAATGGGTTTATTAAATGATCACTCCGAAAGTACCTCATGCTAATAAAATAGGAGTTGTATTTATATGTACTCTCTTTGTCCgtgaaatattaatttttgtcATGGTTCGTTCGTGAAATGTTGTcgactttgtttttttttttggcaaaatgaAACTCACTTTTTGCAAACACATAACACTcgcattctattataaaactattgttctatataaatatgaaactcatattccactaatttttttctttattattctttacattttttaaaatccgcaTCGAGTAAAACATAGACAATACTTCGCCGACGAGTAAAATATAGACAATACTTCGCCGACGGATGGATTATTTGCACGTTTTCCAATTATTTCACATTAGATGATTTGAACCACAACATGCATTGATTTGAACGAGCAAAGATAGAGATCATATGTAAAAAAATTTGGAAACGGATGTGTTCAAGATTTTTATAATCAGCGttaaattttcattaattttttccaCTATCCTCTCGTAGCCAATAAGATGCTAATCCAATCGCATTCGCATaccataatttttaatttttgaacaACGAGTCTAAGCTGGGGCGGTGATGAGCACGCGGTGGTGGAAGGAAGTGAGTTTTATAATTGGTTGATAAAAGGTTTGAAAATATTGGATTGACATTATATTagcaataataatttaattgaaaatgaGTGTACACCTCCCATTTCCATGAATGTGGCAACCTGGTTTTCACCAAATACCACTCTCTTTCTGTTCCAAACAACTGCAAGCGACCCTAGTTTTCCCTTTCTTGTTTCCACTCCCCTCCTTTAAATAAACTCCCCAACAAAAATCttacatattcatattcatattcatatatacacacacactacCTCCACATTTAACTCAACCACCTCCATCTCCTTTATTTCCACTCTCTGCTTCAATTAATTTGGATTGCTCCTTCAAAATGAGACTGAGTTGTAACGGCTGTCGAGTGCTGCGCAAGGGCTGCAGCCAGAGTTGCAGCATAAGGCCGTGTTTGGAGTGGATCAAAAGCCCTGAATCCCAAGCCAACGCCACCGTCTTCCTCGCCAAATTCTACGGCCGCGCCGGCCTCATGAACCTCATCAATGCCTCCCCCGACAACCTCCGCCCTAGTCCGCCCCTTTCCCCCATTTGCATATCAATtctaaacaaaatttaaaattcgattttctGAACCCTCAATTTTCGAATTATGCAGCTACGTTTAGGTCTTTGCTGTACGAGGCGTGCGGGCGGATCGTGAATCCGGTTTACGGCTCGGTCGGGCTGATGTGGTCGGGCAGCTGGCAGCTCTGCCAGGCCGCGGTGGAGGCGGTGCTCAAGGGGGCTCCCATCGCCCCGATGCCCACCGACGCCGCCGAGGCCATAAACGGGCCGCCGCTTAAAGCCTTCGACATTCGCCACGTCACCAAAGAGGACACCCTCTCCGGGTCGGACGAATTGCACCGGGTCAGGAACCGCTGCCGTTTCAAGCGGGCCAGGAGGAGCCGGGTCGGGTCGCCAGACGAGAGCGGGAACGGCTCGGCTCTGAGCCATCAGTCTGAGCCGCCAGACGAGGAGAGTTTGGCTTCGGCTCAGACCCCCGAGCCGGTAGCGGGTCACAGCTTGGAAACGGAGGGCGAGGATGGGATGGGGCTGGATCTGACGCTTGGGTTTGAGCCGATTAAAGGCTGTGTTAAGCCGAAAAGTTGGAAGCTTGGTGAAGCTGTTGGCGGCTCGGCTGAGGAAGCTGGGCTTTGTAAAATGGAGCTGGGGCTTGATTTTTCGGCTTTGTGAGGGattgacgatgatgatgatcagTTTTGACGGCTCAGATGAATAGTTTCATTCATATAttctttgttttctcttttttcaattttttccctttttaaCATCTCAAAATACGGATAAATGTTTTGGTTGTACAAAAATATATAGGAGGGAACAGATATTAAGATGGTCaatgaaattaaatgtttttcATCATTTATGTTCCTCTATTTCTGCTTGTATTAATCACAACTCAAAATACAGTCCACCTCATCAcaattataaaattcaaaatctcaaatattCCAAAATAAAATCCGTGATTCCATAACataaaattaacaaataataatttctcaGCAAATAATAGTCGAGACTAATAGTACAACATTGAATCgtaaaactaatttattttttcaattttaaaaataatatatgtaATTACCTCCGTCACTTAAAAATAAAAGCAGAAAGaagagtataaaataaaactatgactgttagttaaaaataaaaattttctattttagaataTAGACCtcaaaattcattattttttctcttcctttttactttatttattttttctaattctatttcactttaccaattattttcttaatttttatcatttatacattaaaatatgtgcaatttctattttttcaagGATATTCTAATTTCCAACTTTCAACTTCCAGAACCATTCAACGCATTAAATCTAACTAATTGCATTAGACGCATTAAATCTAACTAATTGCATTAGATTGATGatataattaactaattataattaaaaataagtataatattattaattaaataaataatactttaTTAATGAAGCCAAGCCGTACATTAGACGAATTATATTTGGAGCAGATAGTTATAATCATAACTAATTATGGTattgaataattattaattttacttACGTGCTCAATAAGTGCAATCTCAAAATTGAAAGCCTTACCCCTGCCTTCCAATgaacataaaaaacaaaacCAAACTAAACTTAGAAAACTCATCATGAAAATCACAACCCCTTAACATTCGTGCAAAATGCAGACTCAATTGATCGGGAAGTTACATTGGTCGTGGAAACCACTACCACCGCAGGAGATAGCAGTAGATGGGAGGGCAGACAAAGTGTAGAAGTGAGAGAGATAAACGCCTATGCGACACCATGGTAATTTCTCGGGCCTTTAACTTGTAGACCATACATACTCTTAAAACACACTCGTAGCATATGATAGAAAATTCTATCCGCTAAAAtccaaaatatagaaaagagACATCTCTGAACCAACAATAATGATAAAACATGAAATTCCAAAATTATCCTTACAGGACTTGGAGGtcattcaaaaattaattaaggggtatcaaatatatattaaatatcaCATATAtag is part of the Salvia splendens isolate huo1 chromosome 22, SspV2, whole genome shotgun sequence genome and encodes:
- the LOC121787605 gene encoding LOB domain-containing protein 40-like; this encodes MRLSCNGCRVLRKGCSQSCSIRPCLEWIKSPESQANATVFLAKFYGRAGLMNLINASPDNLRPTTFRSLLYEACGRIVNPVYGSVGLMWSGSWQLCQAAVEAVLKGAPIAPMPTDAAEAINGPPLKAFDIRHVTKEDTLSGSDELHRVRNRCRFKRARRSRVGSPDESGNGSALSHQSEPPDEESLASAQTPEPVAGHSLETEGEDGMGLDLTLGFEPIKGCVKPKSWKLGEAVGGSAEEAGLCKMELGLDFSAL